The nucleotide sequence AGTGATTTTACATTCAAAACATCTTATGTAATAAAAGTTCAATAGGTACAAGAGAAAAGAGTGTTTGTGCTACAACGTGTAATACTTATTGTCAAACACTCTTTTTATGTATTTGCAACTGTTAGTGATATAATAAGATTGGTGAAAAAAAGCGAAGGTAATTATTACTATATTAGTGTCATCACCAAATCTTGACATGAGGTAAACTTGGTGTAATTTAAGAGACGATTGTGTAACCTTTTCCTTTTAAAAGACAAAATTATTACTATATTAGTATGAAGAAATAAGAGGGGGTCGCTTCGTAAAGTGAGAAGATTGTTTGGTGATCCCTTACATATCATAACAAGAGAACATATATGATATTTATTTTCCTCATATATTCGGCTTTTATTATGCTAAGTTTTATCTATTATATCATATCTAAGAGACAAAAACTTCTTATTTTCTATCTCTGATTATCTAATTCCAAGTCATTGATATTCAAATCTACATTTGTTATAACTATAACTTAATTATATAAAATCTAAATGCATTGTACTTGTCGACGCTCTTGGCATTAAACCTTAGCGAATATACAAAGGCCTAGAATTTTTAAGTTAAAAAGatcatatgtttttattttattttggtcTGTTTGTATATTACCCTCGATATGATTAACATATAAGCTGAGAATATCTTGTTCTAGTGTATTTTGATTGATTAAACCTTTATACATATTTTCAATTAGATATAAATATAATCaaatcattaataaattgtagtCAATGGTTGGGCAAAAAGATATAAGCTAATAATGCATCCGCCACCACAAGAATGTTGACAACAACTTTCATAATAATACCTGTAAATGTGATCACATGCAGTGTGTGGCCTGTCTTGAGAATAACATGCCCCATGATATCAACATCATCTACTTGCATTGGGAGCAAGGGTTGGTTTCATTAAAGAAAATATATGATATTAAAAGGTTttctaattatatatatttaattactCTTTTTATAATCCTTTTTTAATAAACAAATTAATTAACATTGTATTATTGAACACGTGAACAACGTCTAAAGCGAAGATTGAATCATTTACCACCCAAATTACGCTACGAGTCCATGACCAAATCAAGTTACTAGACAAGCGCTAGCGCTACAACTCGATCAACCATGACAAAACATCAATAACCAAATTCAAGATGCGAGATATGGGTTGTTTCAACATAATTACTTGAAACCTAAGACAGCGTAAATTAACTATAATAGTTGCTCCACGATGCATCTAAAATACTTCTTTTGTtaggtttttgtttgttttcatcATCGCAAAGGGGTTGGCTAAATGCACCCCCTTTTTTACTAGTCATACCCTCCTTTCTAAAAGTATAATTTAAAAGTTGTTAAATTTCACCCCTCTAAACGAATTCAAATATTGTTTTTGAAAGCTTTTGTGTTTCTATAATTTGAAGACAGTTTCTCTTActagtattttattatgtttcTATAAAACgtcattaaaattaaataaaaaaagataTTTTTTATACAATAAAAAAGTTTCAGAActtttctttgaaaaaaaaacagttgcttttatattttttatttatttcgtaTTTTAGTTCTCTCATCtttctatttctatttttattagtattattattatattaaaatgttttttaatataattaacaacttttatttattaaaagtaataagacgtaaaaagaaaataaaacgttAGTTAAGTTGGCTGGCTTTAAAGATTCATTTAATTTTTTGTGTATCATTGTTTATACAAACCGAATTCGCATACCCACTTCAAGCAGCTATGAAAAAAAAATCcatttcaaaattaaaaagaCTCGCTTTAGTTTAAAACGTAAGAAAACGATTATTTTTCAAAGAATCAAAAAAgtttgtttttaaataaaataacgttttaaaaacaaatactagtaataataataattaaagataaaaaaatgaaagaaaaacaaaagggtTTGAATTATATTAATGTAAAAGTTGAAGGAGGAGGTGCATTCAGTAGAAAAGGGGGTACATTTAGCAACACCCCATCGCAAATCATCGTTTGAATTCGAACTAGTAACCGACAAAGAACAATATAACATACATCTTTATTAttgaaataaaattaaaatagtAATTAAAGTACACAAAGCTCATTAAACTATTATTCCATATATTAATAATTaacttacatgtgcatcataaCTTGTATCTTGAGCTTAGGgagtgtttttaaaaaaaaacttgaattTTCACTTTTAACTCAAGCATTTCatattttacattttaaccccttttcattttttacttttaactcaaagttttccatcttttataatttaacacaacactttattatttacaactttcgtaccccatactttttatctttcgcaactttttcattttacgtttcgttctaaattttgtgagttaacatgtcgtagcgtgcatgtgaggttcaacgtttttgctctattttttcatatttgacagacccaTCGCAACGCGTTCATTTTTCCCCTTTTGAAAAGTTCGCCACAACGAGCGGGTcgtagatcgactaagttattattttctacgttttataTTTCTTCGTATTAAGACACTCTAAcgggtgtgtgtggttcaacgattttagtcagcttttcgttcagtgtaatttttaccattttatctattttatttttaggatgttgagagtcgatgtgaTTGTGGCATTGGtgtacttggcacggttttacgaacgtttttaacctattaaattttttactaattttttgtTTCAGTTTACCCCTATATTTCCTTTacataaaaactattttttacgtgcatattttatgtacgggtatgtTTAAATACGATTTCTTCTACATTCCGATGTAAacttttttatagacgagtcaggtcaaatctAATACgtttttcgtttaaagaaaccatttttacgtgcatatttctatgtacgttttcgtataaatttaagttagagttaattactgttttcgtccctgaggtttgttaaaaataacggtttcagtccattagtttaaaaattgcgatttcagtccattagtttcattttcgtaaccatttcagtccactttTCAAACGGCGTTTGTTTTATGCAGTTAATGGAAGCACGTGCTTGTCACGTgatgggcaatttggtcatttccATTCCAATTCTCACAAACTCAGTTGTATTAAACACCACCTACCCCTTATTCATCCAAACCCTGACCCCCAATTCATCTCTAAATTGCCCATCACGTGACAAGCACGTGCTTCCATTAACTGCATAAAACAAACGCCGTTTGAaaagtggactgaaatggttacgaaaatgaaactaatggactgaaatcgcaatttttaaactaatggactgaaaccgttatttttgacaaacctcagggacgaaaacagtaattaactctttaagtTATTCTATGTTTCGACGTAAAATTTATTGGAAAATGATTCAGGTCAAagataatatgttttcgtgtttattttatgtacgtttcgtaaagtttgtttcgaaccgagtggagtcaaattatggtttctttttcttccatttcttcgaaagctctaattaatccctttcgattacatgtgcatattttcctaCATACCCATTACGTTTTCTTTATAtaagttgggtcacatataatacgttatgattgttcgatatgaattccatttactttatgtttgatccaatcacaatgcttatacaggttacactgAGTTCAACTTGATACGgagaaatgtgtgttttcatatggttaatgcatcatataacgtttggactaatgcATTCAATGTTTatgatgtacccgcgccgcaacgcagGCGGGTCTTGACCCTAGTTTATCATTAAATACCAAAAATTACGGTTAAAAAAGAATCAATGCTCTTGCAACTGTACCATCAACTAAAGTACTAAACAAAACAACCCACCTTAAACAAACGCCTTCATCAGACCCAATTCATAACCAACCAGTCTCTACAATTTGCATTCTAAGATTTCCCGAcgaatattcttcaatgttcccGCCAAAAACCGATCAGGCCGTTGAGAAGTCCCGCCGTAAGTTGCCTGAGAACGTGATCGTCGCCGTGAAAGCAGACAACAAGATCGTCTCAAAGGAAGCTCTGGCTTGGGCTCTTACTCATGTTGTTCATCCCTGTGATTGCGTTATGTTGCTTGCAGTATATTCCAGCGCTAAATCAAGTAATTCAATtgctttttttatatatatattttatgtcGGTGGTAATTTGGTAGTATAGCAGGTCAGAAGTTCTGGAGATGGCGACGGTTAAATGGAGATTGCCGGAAAAGTGAAGACTGTGCTAATTTGCCAGATCGGATATGTCAGATCTCAGAAACGTGTTCACGGATGGTTCTTCAGTTTCAAAATCAGTTTGAGGTAATCACTTTCCGGTTTCCTCTATTGCTATTAGATCTAAAATCTGTCATCTCTAGGGTTTTAGTTGGATTCACCGCGTCGGTATACTGGTATGATACCGGCATTTGGTATAGCAACCAAAAGAGATACATTGAtcgaaaatcataaaaacaaGAAATGGTATTAGTTTAGATAATACCGATATCTGGGGACCAGTGTTATTTGCTCGGAATTGGTTCAGTTCGTTACGGGTAGAAACATTGAGAAAACCGTAAAAACGAAAACCGATGCAGGTACTGATGTTGATCGGATGGTAGTGGTTCAGCCTGTCACTATAAAGGAAAATAAAATCAGTTATATATGACATGTTTGGTTTTGAATAAAACTTTTATTGAGACACGGATAAAAATAAGCATGTCACATTATATTCTTAAAATTACGGAAAATGTAAGCGCATCACATTGTATAAATCTGCACGGCTTGGGCTCAGGGGCGGACCCACCTTTTGGCAAGTTGAgcgccgcaccccttgaaaaaaaatttagtgtatatCTTAGGCAAAAAAACCCgagcgcaccccttgaaaatatggttaaacacctcatccgcaccccTAACAAATAATTCTTGGGTCTGCCACTGCTTGGGCTATAAGAAATTTGTAGTTATTGAGTTCAATAAATGCTCAAAAGTTATTTTAGGACAATAGTACACAGTTAATTATAGAAGAAAGAGAGAATTGCAATTTACTGGGATGAAATTCATATTGATCTCAACTGCAGGTGATGGTGCAAATCAAGGTGGTGTCGGGTACGCCGGCGGGGGCTGTGGCGGCTCAAGCGAAGTATAATGCCGCCAACTGGGTCATATTGGATAAGTAAATAGAAGTAAAACTATTATCTCATTGTATTTCTCTGCATCCAGTCCCCATTTTAGAGTCCAATTTTGACTTTTGAGAGTCAAATGGTTTTGCTGTTGTTTGAATCAGGAAACTAAAACAAGAACTTAAACACTGCATGGAGGAACTACATTGCAACATTGTGGTAATGAAAGGTTCAGTACCGAAAGTCCTTAAGCTTAATCTAGCCCGACCCGATGAGCTCCAAACCCCTTTCTTTTCAGCAGTTTCCTCACCAACTGTCGATCCAGAAAAACTCTTGGGCCATGGTGTGAATCATTCTACTCCAGTCAGCAGTCCCGAAGAAACTTCTGTATTTCATCCGCAAACTTGTAACAAAAATCTTTTATCAAACTCTGTCACGTCTTCTGTTTTCCTCGTTTACAAACAAAACCCGCTGTTTGAACACTTGATCAAAGGAAAACCTTCACAAATCAATAAACCCGACAACTATGGTAATCCGCATACTGCAATGGACTCTTGTGGAGAAAGAATCATATCTCTCTCGCTCATACCGAATTCATCTTCTACGGGCCCTCAAAACAACATTGTGAATGACCGGTCCATCGTTAATCACAATTCACAGTTTTCAAATCCAAAAGACAAGATATTTAGCTCCGGGATTAGAGAAGCGGTCTCTTTGGGTAGAGCATTGTCGTTACCGCCACCATTGTGTTCGCTTTGTCAATACCAAGCACCCGCACTAGTAAAACCACTGAGACAGTTTTTTTACAGTGAGCTTGTAGAAGCCACAGATGGTTTCTCGGATCCAAGTTTTGTGGcagaaggaaggttgtgggttgtttaCAAAGGCGTTCTGAAAGACGGGCTTGTCGTTGCAATTAAACAGTTAAAGTTTTCCGGGTCCAATGGAGATGTTGATTTCTGCAAAGAGGTAAAAGTACTAAGTTGCGCACAACATAAAAATGTCGTCTTGTTAGTTGGCTTTTGCATCGAGAATAATCAGAGATTATTGGTTTATGAGTATGTTTGCAACGGCTCGTTGGACATTCATTTACATGGTATATAATATCCTATTTTCATTACCTGATTAATACGATTAAACATTCTAAATGTACTTACACGATGACTTTTGAATAACAGGTAACAAAAGAACATATCTAGACTGGCCGTCACGTTTGAAAATAGCAATTGGAACAGCAACAGGATTACGGTATCTTCATGAAGATTGTAGGGTGGGATGTATAGTTCACAGAGACATGCGGCCTAAAAACATCCTGCTAACTCACGATTACGAGCCTTTGGTAACTTTAAACTCATTACTATACATCGCATTA is from Helianthus annuus cultivar XRQ/B chromosome 9, HanXRQr2.0-SUNRISE, whole genome shotgun sequence and encodes:
- the LOC110879529 gene encoding inactive protein kinase SELMODRAFT_444075 isoform X1; translated protein: MFPPKTDQAVEKSRRKLPENVIVAVKADNKIVSKEALAWALTHVVHPCDCVMLLAVYSSAKSTGQKFWRWRRLNGDCRKSEDCANLPDRICQISETCSRMVLQFQNQFEVMVQIKVVSGTPAGAVAAQAKYNAANWVILDKKLKQELKHCMEELHCNIVVMKGSVPKVLKLNLARPDELQTPFFSAVSSPTVDPEKLLGHGVNHSTPVSSPEETSVFHPQTCNKNLLSNSVTSSVFLVYKQNPLFEHLIKGKPSQINKPDNYGNPHTAMDSCGERIISLSLIPNSSSTGPQNNIVNDRSIVNHNSQFSNPKDKIFSSGIREAVSLGRALSLPPPLCSLCQYQAPALVKPLRQFFYSELVEATDGFSDPSFVAEGRLWVVYKGVLKDGLVVAIKQLKFSGSNGDVDFCKEVKVLSCAQHKNVVLLVGFCIENNQRLLVYEYVCNGSLDIHLHGNKRTYLDWPSRLKIAIGTATGLRYLHEDCRVGCIVHRDMRPKNILLTHDYEPLVADFGLVSLHSEYDTYDEDRVIGTSGYLAPEYFNGGIVTEKVDIYAFGLVLLELITGRRTSDLQCYKTHNFWHDVYTSQQMEPVHVLAYKHNLLDSRLGSYQPHNIPHELHAIGHAATLCLQKDPEFRPPMSKVLKVLEGETRNYLGVDLHSHGNRSGRITLNARIERRAHSRRLSY
- the LOC110879529 gene encoding inactive protein kinase SELMODRAFT_444075 isoform X2 codes for the protein MFPPKTDQAVEKSRRKLPENVIVAVKADNKIVSKEALAWALTHVVHPCDCVMLLAVYSSAKSSQKFWRWRRLNGDCRKSEDCANLPDRICQISETCSRMVLQFQNQFEVMVQIKVVSGTPAGAVAAQAKYNAANWVILDKKLKQELKHCMEELHCNIVVMKGSVPKVLKLNLARPDELQTPFFSAVSSPTVDPEKLLGHGVNHSTPVSSPEETSVFHPQTCNKNLLSNSVTSSVFLVYKQNPLFEHLIKGKPSQINKPDNYGNPHTAMDSCGERIISLSLIPNSSSTGPQNNIVNDRSIVNHNSQFSNPKDKIFSSGIREAVSLGRALSLPPPLCSLCQYQAPALVKPLRQFFYSELVEATDGFSDPSFVAEGRLWVVYKGVLKDGLVVAIKQLKFSGSNGDVDFCKEVKVLSCAQHKNVVLLVGFCIENNQRLLVYEYVCNGSLDIHLHGNKRTYLDWPSRLKIAIGTATGLRYLHEDCRVGCIVHRDMRPKNILLTHDYEPLVADFGLVSLHSEYDTYDEDRVIGTSGYLAPEYFNGGIVTEKVDIYAFGLVLLELITGRRTSDLQCYKTHNFWHDVYTSQQMEPVHVLAYKHNLLDSRLGSYQPHNIPHELHAIGHAATLCLQKDPEFRPPMSKVLKVLEGETRNYLGVDLHSHGNRSGRITLNARIERRAHSRRLSY